The window TGCGGCAGTTCGATCTGGAAGGAGATCCTTGGTTGGGTAAGCCTGTCGGTGATACTGGCCACCACATATACAGTACCCCTGAATCGTTTCACATCCTCACTGCTGATACCGGTGGCCATCAGGTCACTGAACTTGGCATTATCCGCTTCATACAAGGCATCGATCTTTAGGATGGCCTCATACGGATCACCATTCCAGGTGATGGAATTGTTCCTGCCGGGTAAGAGGATAAAGTTCTTCTTCAGTGATTGCAGGTTGAAATTATACTGGCCACTCTCTATCTCATAACGACCGCTCAGGGTAAGGTCATCGGTGGTGCCTACCCGCATTTTCAATTTGCCACTACCCTTGGCATTGATCACATCACCGGTCTTCTCGTCGATGATCATGTATACATCGGCAAGGGGGTTGGCGGTAATATCCATGGTCATGGTCAGCTTGCTTTCCTGGGAGTAGGGACGATAGGTCTCCATTTCCTTACCATATTCCTTCCAAACGATAAAGTCGGCCTCTGCGCTCTCCCTTCCTGATGACGTGGCCAGGTATACCGTGGATGCCGCAGTGGGTTCCCCGCTGATGGCCATTTCCATATCATCCATAGGCCCTGAGAAGGAGAGTTCGGCCTTTCCGATCACGGTTCCATAAAATAGTTTGTTGTCTATATTGGTCGTGTTCAGCAACAGCATTTTATTGGTTTTTACCCTGAAGTCAAATGCCATATCCTTGAACGCGTTATGGTAGAGCTTGCCTTCCGTGATCTCCCCTTTATTGCCCAGCGTATCCTGGATCTCGATCTTGCCGAAATCGATCAGGCCATCCTTGAATTCGATGGTTGCCTTGGGGATCTTGTAATAGACCTTGGTATAATCCACCATCATCCCAGCATCATGAAGGGTGGCAGAACCCAGGTAGCGCAAACTGCTCGACTTCCCAACGATCTGAAGGGTGCCATTGGCATAGCCATTCATCTTGCTGAAGATACCACCCAGGTATTGCTGCAGTAGGTTGATCCGGGTCTCTTCGAACCTGGTGACGATATTGATCTCTTCATTCAGGGTATCCTTGGTATTGACCAAACCGGCGAGGTCGAAATTGTAATCCTTGTTAACGGAAACAGCCTTGAAGCTCACCCTTCCTGATTTCTGGGAGAAAGTGCTGTTAAGGTCCAATACGCCGATGGAATCATTATCGAGCCTGAACTGTTCTGCCTTGGCGGCTACTTCAACCTGTAGGTTATTGAATGGATCGATCACTTCAATATTTCCCGACAACAAGCCTTCTATCCTGTTGGTCTTTACGAAGAAGGGGGTGAAGTCGCCGATATTGATCTTTTGCAGATCGATCTTCAGGTCGTTGCCCCTGCCAATGGCTGAAGGAACGGAACTGATCTTGATCTCCTGGTCGCCGCTGTAGATTCTCAACCCGTCGCTGGTCACCAGTTCTTTGGTCAGGATAAGTTCCCCTCCCTGGTCTATCACCCATTCTTTCTTATTGATATCAAAACTGGAGGGATTGAACATGATGCGCACACCATTCTTGAGGGTCTGCACTTCGCCTGAGATATTGGCCCTGTTCAATGTCTGGCTGGCACTGGTGCTGATGTTCACCTGCGAAATATCATTGCTCGACCGGATATCCAGGTGGGAATCGGGGAAATGCAGGCTGTCATTGATATAGATATCACCGATATCCGTAGCTACGGAAAGGGAATCGTAGTTGCCCCTTCCCTGGAACTTCAGGTCATATACGGCCAGGTTCTTGTACCCGAACTGGGGGATTTCTGCATCCAGGTCAAATATGTTCTCCTTATTGTTGACCCTTCCATTGATGGTTGCGTAATTGAATCCTTTTAGGTTCTTGTCCAGGAGGTCGAGGTAGTCATCCACTTTCCTGGTGGTGATGAAGAAACTGAAATTATTGCTGGTCTTGCGCGATGAGGCCCTGATATAACTGGGGTAATACCTGTTCAGGAAGGTCTGGAAGGCATCGGGAAGGGAACTGATATTGAATTCCCCTGCCAGCACTCCTTCGAATTCATTGCTCTTGACAGTAATGGTCTTGTTGGTGGCATTGATCCTGGATGACTCGATGTATAGCGAGTCAAAACTGATGCGCTGGCCATTCTTGAAAATGGACGCATTGGATACCCTTGCCGAACCCAGGAAGTTGTCGATCTTATCCCCTACGAAATTGATGTCAAAGGTTCCTGCAAAGTCGATCTCATCCCTGGAGAAGTTCAGGTTGCGAAGGTTGGCATTATTGATCAGGGCATTGAAATCGAAGCGGGGCACTTTCCCTGACAGGTCTACCAGGCCCTTGAGCTTGCCTTCCAGGAAAGCATCATTCACGACAAGGTTACCATTGAAGAGTTTATTGGCCACTTTACCATCCACGGCAATATCGTTATAACTATGGCCATTGTATTCAAAATAAGGCACAATACCCTTCAGCTGGGCATCGAGGGTTTTCAGGGTGAAGCCCTTTCCCTTCACGCTTCCTTCGAATGCGAATTTCCCCAACTGGCTATTGTCGATGAAACTGCCCAGGTCAAAGGGATTGGTACTGATATTACCACTGTAGATCGGTGATCCCTTGTCAGGAAACTTCATGTTCACATCTGTGATGAGGGTGCCCAGTGCCGTTTCAATGGTACCATAGGTAACGAAGTCCTTGATGAAACCGGTAAAGTTGCCTTTAAAGTTTACATACTGAAGTTTGTCCAGCCTAGGGGTTTTGATGTCTTTCAGTTCAGGGATGATCCGTAAGGCATCCTCGTAAGTGGTATGGAACGCTCTTACTTCACAGTCCAGGAAGGTCTGGTCAATATCAGGAAGTCCGCGAAGGGCAAAGTCTCCCTGCAGTACCGTTCCCTGTCCGGCCTTGGCCATGATGTTCTTACTGGAGAGGTTGCTGATGGGGCCTTTCACAATACCGGTGATGGTTAAACGCTTTTTCCAGTTGGCCATTTCCGGCGCGAAATAAGCTATATCGTCACTATCGATAATGGCTTCTTCCATATCGCCTTCAAGGGTTACTTTATTTAGAAAGTCCGACATATCATCGAAGGTCTTGTACCGCATGGCAAAGAACTTCTTGAGCCTGCTCTTGTTGGTCCGGATATCCAGTTTATGGAATTCCATGGCCTCCGGATGCCAGCGCAGGTTAGCCTTGAGTTGCTTTACCTCAAAGCCGCTACGTTCCTTTGTCGCAATATTGATATTGCCGCTGATGGTATCGTTCTCCAGTCTTACCTTTTCAAACCGGCTATTGATACTTGCCCACTGGAAATGCGCACCATCAAAGAAATAGTAGGGTTCCCTGTCGGTCTGCAGGTCATTGCGGAAAGAGCCATTCCTGATGGTCATCAGGTTGATGGCCAGCTTCCACTTGCCGGCATTCCAGCGCAGGTTCCTGGGATCATTCGGTGGAATGGGGGAAGGCGGCCTTGGTGCCCTTGGGGGCCTCCTGCCATCGTAATTATAAATCGAGAAAACCGGTTCCACCAATGCCAGTTCTTCTATCAGGATCTCCTTCTTTTTCAGGTCGAAGGTCTTGGTGTTGAGGTGCAATGAACCGAGGGAAAGGCCAAGGTTTTCTCCCCGCCACTCGTCTTCCTGCAAAAGCCGGATATTCTTCAGGTCAACGGTTCGTAAAGAAAGTTCAATAGGCTGTTTATCCTTCTTGCTGGGGGTGGGGCTCGAAAAATAGTCTACCAGGAACTGGTAATTCCATACGGAATCGCGGCGGTGGAGGTAGACCACCGTATTCTCCAGCCCGATGTATTTCAGTTCGATCTTATCCTTGAGGAAGAACCAGTCGGTGATATTCACTTTCAGCGCACCCGCATACAACAGCGTGTCCTTGTTGCGGTCGCGCACCAGTGTGCCTTCCAGTTCAAGTTTATTGAAAAAGGCCAGGTCAATGCGGGATACCCTCACCTCTGTATTCAGCGCCTTTGAAAGGCGGTTGCCTGCCTGGTGGATGAGGAAGTTCTGTACCGGGCCGGTCTGTAAAAGCAGGAACACTACCAGTATCAGGACCAGTAAGGATAGGAGTATGTAACCCAGTATGGAAAGCGCTCTTTTCAGGTTCCGGCTATTAATGGGTAAAAATAATAATATAGCTGCTTGTTCCGGTGTCCAATGGGCATTATTATGACCATTGGGACAAGGGTGGTCATCCTAAGCTAAGGAAAAAGCCCGTTGGGGGTACAGGCCATCGCCCGGGCAAGGGTAATTTAACAGTGTTTTGGTGCCAGGGCCATTGCATTTTGGCTGACCCCGGAACATGTTGGCTACCAAAGGAGCATAGGCACGCCAATGACTTTTGCTTTTAGCGCGCCTTAGCTGCCTTAAAATGCAATTGGTCTTACAGGACTGCTTTTCTGATCCTTACCAGTTCTTGCAGGAGTCCTTCCAACTTGTCGAGGTGGAGCATGTTGGCGCCATCGCTGAGGGCTTTGGAGGGATCCGGGTGGGTTTCGATGAACAGGCCATCGGCACCGGAGGCAATGGCTGCCTTGGCGATGGTGCCGATCAGTTGGGGATTACCCCCTGTTACACCGCTGGTTTGGTTAGGCTGCTGAAGGCTATGGGTACAATCCATCACCACTGGTACACCATGGGCCTTCATCCAGGGAATATTGCGGTAGTCCACTACCAGGTCCTGGTAACCAAAGGTGGTGCCTCTTTCAGTAAGAATGATCTTGTCATTGCCCGCTTTGCGGATCTTTTCAACGGCAAACTTCATGGCCGGGCCGCTGAGGAACTGTCCCTTCTTCACATTGATCACCTTGCCGGTCTCGGCAGCTGCTACCAGCAGGTCGGTCTGGCGGCAAAGGAAGGCCGGGATCTGCAACACGTCGGCATACCGGGCCGCGGGTGCTGCTTCATCATGGGCGTGGATATCAGTGGTGGTAGGCAGGTGGAAGGCCTGGCCGGCCTTCTGCAGCAGGCCCAGACCCAGTTCATCACCCAGCCCCGTGAAAGAGCTGGCACTGGTCCTGTTGGCCTTGCGGTAAGAAGATTTAAAGATATAGGGAATGCCCAGGTTATGGCAAATGGTCTTCACCTTGTCAGCCACTTCCATCAAAAGCTCTTCACTCTCGATCACACATGGTCCGGCTATCAGGAAAAAACTATTCTCGTCATAGGTCTGCCTCTTAAAGAGGTCTTTCAGAAATTGTTCCATCCCACAAAATTACGCATTATAGGCTTTCAGGAAGTTTCCACTGCAAAGGACCCGCCGGAGCGGATAAATTGGGACCGCTAACCGGTATCGGGGACTAACAGGGTAGCCAATGCGAAAAAGAGTCCACTGGCCTAAGGATAAACATTTACGCACACGATTGAATCGCCTGTATTATACATTTTCGGCATAGCGGTTTTTTCAATTCCCGCATTTTCAACTTAGGTTTGCAGTCCCCAAAATGCGTGCTATTATGATGAGAGAAAAAATCCTGGTGATCGGTGCCTGCGGACAGATCGGTGTTGAATTGACCCTGGCCCTGCGCAAGATCTACGGTAACAATAATGTGGTCGCTTCCGACCTGCGGGAAGAGAATGACCTGTTGAAGGGCACGGGACCCTATGTGTCCCTCGACGCCCTGAACAAGGAGATGCTCCATGTGCAGGTGATCCGCCAGAACATTACGCAGATCTACCTGCTGGCGGCCATTCTTTCCGCTACCGGTGAGAAGAACCCCAACCTGGCCTGGCACCTGAACATGCAGAGCCTCCTGAATGTATTGGATATCGCGAGGGAAGAAAAACTGACCAAGGTGTACTGGCCTTCCTCCATCGCTGTTTTTGGTCCCACTTCCCCCAAGCAAATGTGTCCGCAGCAAACGGTCATCGAACCCACCACCGTGTATGGCATCAGCAAGTATGCTGGTGAGTTCTGGTGTAATTATTATAACCACCGTTACGGGGTGGATGTGAGGAGCCTTCGCTATCCGGGACTGATCAGTTATAAGTCTGCTCCGGGCGGTGGCACCACGGATTATGCCGTGGAGATCTACCACGATGCCCTGGAAGAAGGCCAGTACAAGTGCTTCCTGAAAGAGGATACCTACCTGCCCATGATGTATATGCCCGATGCCATCAGGGCTACGATCGAACTGATGGAAGCACCGGCTGATAAGATCTCTGTTCGTACCTCCTATAATATCGCAGCCATGAGTTTTTCACCTGCTGAGATCGCTTCCAGTATCCAAAAACACATTCCCGGTTTCTCCATCAGCTACGAACCCGATTACCGCCAGGCCATTGCCGACAGCTGGCCACAGAGCATCGATGACAGCGTTGCCCGCAGCGACTGGGGTTGGAAGCACGATTACGACCTCGACAGGATGACGGCGGATATGCTGGTGAATTTGAAGGAAGGCTGAGAGGAGGGGAGGATGAGAAGATGTGGACACCCCCTCCGCTTCGCTACGAGGGCACGGTGTGGAAATGTGAACACCCCCTCCGCTTCGCTACGAGGGCACGGTGTGGACATGAAATTTTACGCCAACCATTATTTATACGGAATACGGCCTTCGCTAGCGCGAAGGCTTTTTTGTGCCCGCATTATTACCTCAGCAGGGTCTCCCGAAGGGGACCCCGATGGAATGAAATGTGCGATGCAATTCAATCCTGCGCCGCTGTTGGGTGTTATCACCAACAGCTTGTAGACGTCAACCTATAGCAATCTCAAGGTGTTTAATGAGTGTATACATGCTAACCTCAGCAGGGGCTCCCGAAGGGGACCCTGATGTATAATCGCCGAAATAATCATTGCATCCAATCGCTCAATAGTTCTTCCAATCACCTGTTGGTCATAAGACACAACGGGGGCGTCGGGGGTGTTAAGCATTTTCACCTCATAGTGGTACTCTCTAACCTCAGCAGGGTCTCCCGAAGGGGACCCTGATGTATAATCGCCGAAATAATCATTGCATCCAATCGCTCAATAGTTCTTCCAACCACCCGTTGGTCATAAGACACAACGGGGGCGTCGGGGGTGTTAAACATTTTTATCCATAGTGGTACTCTTCAAGAGTCCCCAATAAATTCTCATCCAACTATTCATCAGGGTCCCCTGCGGGAGACCCTGATGGGGAGAAAAGTGTAAAGGCCACACCTTGTCTGCCGAAGCTTCAGCGTAGGCAGATTTTCACATTTCCACATCCTTCCATTCCCTATTTTTGTCCATCACATCAATAGACTATGCGTAAAGGAATTTTATCCGCCCTGCTGATCGGTTTTTCTTTCTCCCAAACAAGTGCACAGCAACTGGCCACTGGTATGTGGAAGGCACAATTGTTGCGGGAGGACGGCCATCATATCGTTTTCAACTTCGACCTGCGATATGAAAAGAAGCAGCCCTTTATCCGCGTCCATAACGCGGAAGAACGTTTGGAGGTGAGGTCAGTTAAGACCAGCGGTGATTCCGTATTCATCGATATGCCTTTTTTCGAATCTTCGTTTAAGCTTGCCCGTCAGGCCGACGGATCCCTGAAAGGCATCTGGGTGAAGGGGACTACAGGCGCCGATGTGGTGATGCCATTTGAAGCCCGTCCGGGTAATGAATCCCGATTCTCCCAGAAAGGCATCGATGGGGCAGGGCTCAACGGCAGGTGGGAGATGAGTTTCATCCGCAAGAACGGAACCTCACGACCAGCCATAGCCGAACTGTCCTCAAAAGGTACTCAGCTAACGGGCAGTATTCTCACCCCAACCGGCGACTATCGTTACCTCGATGGGGTTACCACCGGTGATAGCATCTTCCTCTCCACTTTCGACGGCAGCCATGCCTATCGTTTCGAGGCGGCATGGAAAGGTGACCGCATTGAAGGCGGCGTATTCTATTCCGGCCCGGTATTCACCGAGTCCTTTAGCGCGGTCCGTAATGATACGGCCAATCTGTCCATGGATGCTGTTTCCATTTTCCTGAAGCCCGGCCAGGACAGGCTAGACTTCCGTTTCCCTGACCTGGACGGTAAAATGGTAGGCATCAACGATGGACGATTCCGTAATAAGGTGGTAGTGGTGCAACTGATGGGATCCTGGTGTCCTAACTGTATGGATGAGACCAATTACCTGAGCGACTATTACAAAAAGAACAAAAAGCGGGGCGTAGAAATGGTCTCCCTTGCCTACGAGTACAGCACAGACCCCATTCGTTCCCGCAATAGCCTGAAGAAATTCCAGCAGCGCTTTGATGTGCAGTACCCCATGCTCATTACGGGGGTTACCAGTTCCGATACACTCCGGACAGAAAAAACCCTACCGCAGCTGACCCCCATCAAATCCTTTCCCAGCACCATCTTCATCGGTAAGGACGGCAGGGTGAAAAAAATCCATGGCGGTTTCTTTGGCCCGGGTACCGGTGAACATTATACGAAATACAAGCAGGAGTTTGAAGAGACGATCAATACCTTGCTGGAAGAGGAGTGAGGTGTTGGATCAACGCTGGATGGAAAACTCAGGAAAATCCTGTAAGGGCATTGCAGTGATATCGATTTGGGTAACCTTAGCCAGGAGGGGGCCTTTTTTGCACCATTGCACCAGTTCATCCAGTTGCTCATTGGTGCCGGAAGCGATCACTTCCACATTCCCATTGTCAAGGTTCCGGACAAGGCCTGTCACCATCAGGGAGCGGGCATGCTGGCAGCAATAGTATCGATAGCTGACACCTTGTACCTTACCCCATATTTCGATGCGGATGGTTTGCATGTTCAGGAACTGAAAGCAAGGTCAGCAACGGTCTTGTTTTCCAGGATAGCCAGGCTGGCATCACGAACCTCAGCCATTACATGGTTCAGGCCACAAGTCACCTCATCGCAGTCCTCACATTTTTTATAGAAGTTCATACTAACGCAGGGGAGAAGGGCAATGGGTCCATCCAGCAACCGCATTACTGTAGATAGTTTGATCTGGTTGGGTGGAATGGCGAAGAAATAACCGCCACCCTTACCTTTCTTGCTTTCCAGCAAGCCGGCCTTGCGCAGGTCCAGCAGGATGCTTTCCAGGAACTTGAGCGGTATATTCTTTTTCTCGGCGATATCGGAGATCAATACCGGTCCGGATGCTGCATGCTGGGCAAGATAAACAAGGGCCTTAAACCCATACTGGCTCTTTTTCGATAACATGGCTTAGCAATTCTTCTCTGACAATGATACAAAACTTAGGCCTGGCTTTTTAATTAAAATCCAAGCACATCCTTCATACTGAAAATACCTTTCTTGTTGCGGATGTATTCCGCTGCCAATACGGCCCCGGTGGCAAAGCCGGTGCGGTTATGGGCCGTGTGGATGATCTCGATATCGTCAATGGCGGAATGGTATTTTACCTTATGGGTACCGGGCGCCGGGTCGATCCTTTCGCTGATGATCTCGAGTTCCTCCGGATTGTCGCTGATATGGTTCACCCAGGTCTTCTTCCTGCCCAATGTGGCCAGGATCTGTTCGGCAAGGGTTACGGCCGTACCGCTGGGGGCGTCCTTCTTTTCGGTATGGTGGATCTCCTCCATGCTCACTTCATAAGTGCCATGCGGGGCCATCAGCTCTGCCAGCCTTTTGTTCAGCTCGAAGAAAATGTTCACGCCTACACTATAATTGGATGCATAGAGAAAAGCACCCTGCTGGTCCTTGCAAATGGTTTTCACCTCCTCGAATTGATCGAGCCAGCCGGTAGAACCGCAAACCACGGGTACGCCCCATTCCAGCAATTGCTTAACGTTGGCGAATGCACTGTGCGGACTGGTGAACTCAATGGCCACATCTGCCAGGACAAGGTTTTCACGGGTGAATTCATGGGCATTGGTGATATCGATCCTCAAAACGATCTCATGGCCTCTTTCCAGGGCAATGGTTTCAATGGCCTTACCCATTTTACCATAACCAATCAGTGCAATTTTCATGTTTCTGCTATTTTCCATCCGCAATATACTCCATTTAAAAGGAAGACTTCTTCCACAATGCCCAAAGCCCTTCGTGATACTTGGTGTCTTAGAGCCTTCGTGGCCCCAGAATTATCTCGTGAAAGTCACGACCTGCCTGGGTTTGGCCTTGTGGATGTCGAAGACGAGCCCTATGCCCGCCATATTACCACCCGATGGGGTAGCCGGGATCATGGGCTTGATGCGCATGCTGAGGTTGGGGCTGACATCAAAGTCCTTGAGGTGCGCATCAACAGATGCGTCCAATACGTTCAATCCCCAGAATAATAAAAAGAAGAGGACAGAGTAGTCAATATTTTTCCGGTATTCGGCCCTGTAATTGCTGAGCGAGTTCTCCGCACCTGCCTTTACAAAGGGCTTCAGGTAATCCGCTACATTTTCATAGTTGGCCGTATCGTTGTTCACCAGCACCTTATAAGCAAAGTTCACCTCGTTATAGGTCTGGATATTATCGTAGATAAGGTAGCCCGTGATCCCTAGCGCTGTATAAACGATGGGGATCTTCCAGTATTTACGGTTATAGGCCTGCCCCCATCCGGGAAGGATCGCTGAGCGTATGGCGGCTTTCTTCGGGGAATGGGGCTTCTTTACAGCGGTATCCATTGGGGCAATAGTTGCTGTTGCAGCAGGAGAAGTGCGTACACTACTGTCCTGTTGCGCCAGGGAAGCCAGGAAGCACCCTGTCAGCAGAATGATGGTGAAGAGAAATCGCCTCATGCTTAATTAGCCGTAACACCCATGGCTTCCAGTAACTTGTTGAGTTCCTGGATGGAATAATAATCAAAAGTGATGCTACCATGACCTTTCTTGTTATGGTTCAGCTTCACCCGGGTGCTAAAATGCGACGCTAAATTATCTTCTATTTTCTTATAGGCGGGCGGTAAACTGGATTTTGCAGCATTTTTAACAGCGTTGCCGCCTTCTTTGTACACTTTTCTTACCAGTTCTTCGGTTTGGCGAACCGACAGCCCCTTCGACCTGATCTCATTGAAGATATAGAGCTGCTTGTCCACCACATCCACATTGATCAATGCCCTGGCATGCCCCATACTGATATCGCCATTGCGGACGGCCACCTGGATATCAGGCGGGAGTTTCAACAAGCGGATATAATTCGCGACCGTGCTCCTTTCCTTGCCCATCCTTTCAGCCACCTGTTCCTGGGTATGGTTGAGTTCGTCCATCATCCGCTTATAGCTCAGCGCCACTTCTATGGCATTGAGGTCTTCGCGTTGCAGGTTCTCCAGCAGGGCCAGTTCCAGCAACTGCTGGTCATTGGCCTGGCGGATATAGGCGGGAATATCTTTCAGCCCGGCGATCTTGGATGCCCTATACCTCCTTTCACCGGAGATCAGCCTGTATTTGCCGGTAGGCAGCTTGGAAACAGTGATGGGCTGGATGATATCATGCAGCTTGATAGAGGCAGCCAGTTCATTCAGGGCGGTCTCATCAAAATGATGACGGGGCTGCTTGGGGTTGGTCTCGATCTGGTCGATCGGGATACGCATGATGCCGGTAGCGGCTTCCACCACCTGCGGCTTCAACTGGCCGGAAGTATTCTTCAGGTCAGCATCAATATTCTGCAACAAGGAACGGATTCCTTTTCCTAACGCTTCTTTTTTATTGGGGTTGTTCATGTGGTCTATCGTAAAAGGTGAATGGTCATTGGTGAACCTTCCCGTTGCCGGGTAAATTCTTGTCCACTATTGTCCATCTTCCAGTGTGAATCAATTTTCTTCCATTTCTTCCTTATCGCCTTCGCCTTCGGTCTCAAATACCCGGTCTTCCTGGTTGATCTTGGTCATATTGTTCTTCTGCAATATCTCCTTGGCCAGGTTCAGGTAGTTGACAGAGCCCTTGCTGTAGGCATCGTAAAGGATGACCGGCTTACCCACAGATGGCGCTTCACTGATACGGGTGTTCCTATGGACAATGGTATTGAAAACCAGTTCGTCGAAATGGCGCCTTACCTCGTTCACCACCTGGTTGCACAAGCGGAGACGGCCATCGTACATGGTCATCAGGATGCCCTCGATCTGCAAGTTGGGGTTCAGCCTGTTCTGGACGATCTTGATGGTATTGAGCAGTTTACCCAGACCTTCCAAGGCGAAGAATTCCGTTTGAACCGGAACGATCACGGAATTGGCTGCAGTCAGCGCATTCACCGTGATCAGGCCCAGTGAAGGGGAGCAATCTATGATGATAAAATCATATTCGTCCTGTACCGGTGCCAGGATACCCTGCAGAACCGTTTCGCGGTTGGGGTAATTGATCATTTCGATCTCGGCACCCACCAGGTCGATATGGGAGGGAACCACATCCAGGTGCGGGATATCAGTTTTCAGGATCACATCCTTGATCGGCGTGGCATTCACCATGCAATCGTAAAGGCTCTGGGTAATATTATGCAGGTCGAAGCCCACGCCCGTAGTGCTGTTTGCCTGTGGGTCAGCATCTACCAGCAGGGTGCGGTATTCGAGCACGGCAAAACTGGCTGCCAGGTTAATGGCAGTGGTGGTTTTGCCTACACCACCTTTCTGATTTGCTACGCCAATGATTCTAGCCATAAATGAGTTCCTCTTTCTATTGGTTTTCAGGGTTCGGATCAAATAGTGATGCTTCCGCCAATGGTTACCAGGGTCAGCTTCCTGCCGCCATCAGCAAAGGTCTTAATGGCCTGCTCATGGTCGATCTTGATAAAGCCGAAGGTATCATAGTGGACGCCGATCACCTGTTGGCACTGGATCATTTCAGCGCAGGCCAGGGCATCGGCAGCATCCATGGTAAAGTTGTCGCCAATTGGCAGAACGGCAAAATTAAGTTTTGCCCACCGGGGAATCAACTGCATATCCAGGGTCAGGGCGGTATCGCCACTGTAGTAGAAATTGCCGGCATCGGAATACACGATGAAGCCCATGGGGTTGCCGCCATAGCTGCCATCGGGCAGGCCGCTGCTGTGCTGGGCCACCACGCATTTTACCCGGAAATCACCAAAATTCCAGCTGCCGCCGGTATTCATGGGATGGGTATTGGTTACCCCATTCTTATTCAACCACTCATGGATCTCCCAATTGGTGATCACTTTTGCACCTGTGCGCTGGGCAATGGCAATACAATCCGCGATATGGTCGGCATGGC is drawn from Flavihumibacter rivuli and contains these coding sequences:
- a CDS encoding RrF2 family transcriptional regulator, yielding MLSKKSQYGFKALVYLAQHAASGPVLISDIAEKKNIPLKFLESILLDLRKAGLLESKKGKGGGYFFAIPPNQIKLSTVMRLLDGPIALLPCVSMNFYKKCEDCDEVTCGLNHVMAEVRDASLAILENKTVADLAFSS
- the dapB gene encoding 4-hydroxy-tetrahydrodipicolinate reductase; translation: MKIALIGYGKMGKAIETIALERGHEIVLRIDITNAHEFTRENLVLADVAIEFTSPHSAFANVKQLLEWGVPVVCGSTGWLDQFEEVKTICKDQQGAFLYASNYSVGVNIFFELNKRLAELMAPHGTYEVSMEEIHHTEKKDAPSGTAVTLAEQILATLGRKKTWVNHISDNPEELEIISERIDPAPGTHKVKYHSAIDDIEIIHTAHNRTGFATGAVLAAEYIRNKKGIFSMKDVLGF
- a CDS encoding DUF5683 domain-containing protein; translated protein: MRRFLFTIILLTGCFLASLAQQDSSVRTSPAATATIAPMDTAVKKPHSPKKAAIRSAILPGWGQAYNRKYWKIPIVYTALGITGYLIYDNIQTYNEVNFAYKVLVNNDTANYENVADYLKPFVKAGAENSLSNYRAEYRKNIDYSVLFFLLFWGLNVLDASVDAHLKDFDVSPNLSMRIKPMIPATPSGGNMAGIGLVFDIHKAKPRQVVTFTR
- a CDS encoding ParB/RepB/Spo0J family partition protein yields the protein MNNPNKKEALGKGIRSLLQNIDADLKNTSGQLKPQVVEAATGIMRIPIDQIETNPKQPRHHFDETALNELAASIKLHDIIQPITVSKLPTGKYRLISGERRYRASKIAGLKDIPAYIRQANDQQLLELALLENLQREDLNAIEVALSYKRMMDELNHTQEQVAERMGKERSTVANYIRLLKLPPDIQVAVRNGDISMGHARALINVDVVDKQLYIFNEIRSKGLSVRQTEELVRKVYKEGGNAVKNAAKSSLPPAYKKIEDNLASHFSTRVKLNHNKKGHGSITFDYYSIQELNKLLEAMGVTAN
- a CDS encoding ParA family protein; protein product: MARIIGVANQKGGVGKTTTAINLAASFAVLEYRTLLVDADPQANSTTGVGFDLHNITQSLYDCMVNATPIKDVILKTDIPHLDVVPSHIDLVGAEIEMINYPNRETVLQGILAPVQDEYDFIIIDCSPSLGLITVNALTAANSVIVPVQTEFFALEGLGKLLNTIKIVQNRLNPNLQIEGILMTMYDGRLRLCNQVVNEVRRHFDELVFNTIVHRNTRISEAPSVGKPVILYDAYSKGSVNYLNLAKEILQKNNMTKINQEDRVFETEGEGDKEEMEEN
- a CDS encoding metal-dependent hydrolase, which produces MMQFTYYGHACFSVTINGKHLLFDPFITYNELAKQVDVNSVPADYILVSHGHADHIADCIAIAQRTGAKVITNWEIHEWLNKNGVTNTHPMNTGGSWNFGDFRVKCVVAQHSSGLPDGSYGGNPMGFIVYSDAGNFYYSGDTALTLDMQLIPRWAKLNFAVLPIGDNFTMDAADALACAEMIQCQQVIGVHYDTFGFIKIDHEQAIKTFADGGRKLTLVTIGGSITI